The genome window AAGCTAATCATGAAACAGAATTATACATAACACATACACATCTTAGTCATATGAAGAGAATCCAGGCAAAGATACAGCAATGAACCACAAAATGGTTGTTTTATTGAGCAGTAAACAGCTTGTGAGGAGCTCGAAACCACAAACTCCTCTGTACGTACTTTGAAATTGGTAAAACTTTAAAATCCATTGTATCGATCTCTCTTCAAAGATAGCTTCTGTTTTGATCATATTAAAAACggttttttctgatttttttccttttaaaaaaatcaaattatttgatcgaaaatatataaaattattcaaataggtcaactataaatttatattagaacTGCATGATGtatcattaaattaattttgattattaatccaaataatttctaattattcaatttatttttaaataaaatatttgtcgaTCAGGCCTGGTTCAAGCAGTAATTTCAAAGGGGATGGGCATCCAAGTTATAACATGTGGGGCATCAAACAGTTTGCACCCCACGTTTTGTGTGCGCACACTTTCACTCTTTCAAGCAACATATCTGAATTAGTagctctaaaatattttataacttgGCGAAGACCCGctgatatttaattttcataaattttttacaaTAATCAATTTATTAGGAAAAAGAAAGCAACATATTAGTTACTCCATGTCTCTCATTcaattctatattttttttttactgctCGACATGCACGTTATGCTTTTGTAAAATatactaattttataaattttttaaaaaaaaattaaacaaaaattcaatattaaatttttattccataaaataaataaaaataaaataataaaataatattttacaccaacattaaaatacgtgtcatgTTTCCGTTTTCCGGTATATACTACTCATATCAACGGGCTGACGGAGTGAGTAGGTTTTATATATGTGATTATAGACGGAGTGAGTCGGTTTTATACATGTGATGCTAAGTATCGACAACCATATAAGATGTGAGCTTGAGTTGGATGGGATATTTTAGCGATGGGCGGCAACTAAATCTTTGCGTATGAAAAAATTGTTGGTTTGATGTGCTTGCAAGTTAGATAAACATGTTCTACTTCATTGGCTATTAATttcacataatattttttttaaaaaacaaaagtgttaattttaataataaaaaatcatatgcATCTACACCATTGAtagagtcgaacaaacagtaaattgTAATATGTTCTAATGAAGAGAcggttaaacgatattttgaagataatgtatatacaaatacatgtTTCCACTTTATGCATTCTCGTTGAAATACTAGTCCCTTCATCATGTCTCGATGAAGACATCGTTTGAACTATCGATCAAAACTGCGATTTCATACGAAATTTCACCACCAAATCAAAATCGGTGTTTACAATCAAGAAGTGAAAATCAAACCTTTCACCAAGGAGAGAAAGCAACCTGCAAATCCAATCCAAAAACCGAAATAAAAGTAAActgaaaaaaatcaaataaataaattagatcCGATAATCGAAGTCACAAGATAGGCGATTAACTTTTGAATCCGATAAACTCTACTTAAATCAGGAAAAAAAGTAAACCAAAACCTCCAATGATTTAGATATAAGAAATAAACCAAACCTAATCAAAAAGATAGAAAGCCTTTCCCAACGAGAAAACagatcaaataaaacaaatacaagAGTTTGGGGCTTTCCACTGATGATATAATGGAGGCGGCTACTCTAAGAAGGGAGAGAATTTTAGGGGTTTTTTAGAGAGCAACCAGCAGGTAAGATTATACATAATTTCACATAATTATATCTTTATCTTCGTTATCCCCTAATATGTATGTTTCAATCAAATAACTTATTATAGTTGTATTTTTAATCCAAAAAGCATAAATACTAGTCTTAgatacaaaattaatatatatgatgatatgaaatagaattactccctccgtccccctcaattgtttacattggagagAGACACGGTGACCAAGACAATgcatgaaaaatgagtaaagctatcaatatttaataatagatttgagatagtggaggaaagtagggggtgtaatagtagtttttattgttaaatatgagatagtgggggaagatagtgggtgtaatgatggaaaaaacttactatttatagtaacgtaaagaaatgagaggggcatcccaaaatagtaatgtaaagaaatgagagggacaaagGGGTAGTTTCTATAAAGTCCCCATTTAAAACGGAAAGTCCCATGCGAAGAAGGTCATGAGTTaatgtattatattaatattttatcacacactgttttatttattttgcactAAAGCATGTGTATTCacgaaaacaatttttttattttaagagcaAGAGCATGATCTATGTATATTTTACCCTATACACATTCTATTCTAAACGGGATATACTGaatatgtttggtttgatttggtaACCTAGACGCCAAAAGACTGTTTGAACAGGTGATAAAGGCTGTGGCTCGTGAGCAAGAGACGTGTATAAAAATTTACCCACCTGTGTCCTTCGACACTCTCATCTGTGGGAGATGTAAAATATCCAAACTACAGGGGCATCATTGTAATTAAGGACATGTTATAAAACAAGTTAGGGAAATAAGGCAGAGAGTGAGGGAGCGAAAAGAAAGGGGATTTTTATTTCAGTTATCCTCCCATTTTTCTCTCCTTCTATATCTGTTTGTATCTGTATATGTATCTATCTATCCTCTCTATTTCTATTCATCTCCAttcaaattagggtttttatTCTTCAAAGTTCAATCAATTACGTAGCCATGGCGTATGATTTGATCGCGAAAGACGCTGTAACCGGTTTCTCCAAAGACATTGGCAAGAAAAAACGGGTAATTTTTTCGCAATTTTATGTGTTTGATTCGATATTGATGCAATTATATGTGTTTTGATTAATCGTATGTATTGAAATtgtgtttcttgattttttcaGAACAATAGATTGGCGAAACTGAAACAGAGCAAGCTTGATGTTCGGCGCGAACAGTGGCTCTCGCAAGGTATGCGTAATGCGTGTGTATGTATACTTGTGATATGAATCTGATGCATGGGAATTTGTATTGAATTGTTGCAGACTTGCAGTGGCGATGTGATTTTATTGTTTGTATCGCTTTCGTATAGATGTATTGATTTGTTTGCGTGaggttttttgttttgttgccGTGTGAATTGTGAATCTAGGTGATGCGTAATTGATGTGTCTTGTGAAATTTGATCTTCCGTctgtttaaaatatatatgatcttGTATGTGTATCGagttttgatgttttttttttttgccttgcTGGTCTGCTCCAGGCCTGAGACTTTGCCTTTGTATTATATTGTATTGTGAAAGTATGATCTTGACAAAATTGTAATGGTTCGAGTCTGTAATAATGATTATTAGTGAGTTGAATGTTTGTATGTTTCCGGGCTATGTAACTACTATTGAAAGACAGAGATTTACTCGGCCGGAACCAAAAGAGTCTGTTGTTATGTACTGTATAATGAATAGACATTATGTTACCACAGAAAATTATTGATGCGGCTCTGTTTACTAATCAGGTGTATGTGTGTAAATACATACAAAGGAACAAGTTTCATATGCAAACTTGATGCAAAAGCCTGATTTGCAAGACATGTAGTACTTGCTGACACAGGAATATGAAGACGTGTACATACACGTCGTTTACATCTTAATGGACATGCATACagatttatacttttatatgtAAAGACTGAGATACATAAAGATGCAGAGGTTATGAAAATGGATAAAAGAAATTGTTATAACTGCTACTTTTTATGAAGTCATACTTTGATATGATTCATTCACATTATAGAAGAGAGATGAGGGCGCGATAGTGCCAAGAGGAAAGAGGGGagacatttttaaattttaaaatgttttttacTTTGTATAAGTGTTTTATAAGTTCAGATGAAAATTATTTGCCACATTCTCAATCTAAGACGAGGTTATGCACTTAATGTTTAAAGATCAAGTTTAGAGTTGTTTGCAACTTTCAGTGGTGGTTTtagttcttgttctttttttaattcattCTCCCTGTTTTGGTCCCTGGACCATTCCAGCTTTCATTGTCAATCTTCTTTTGTTGATGGAAAATGGATAATCCCCTCTCTGGCCTTGGGCAGGAGTTTGGTTTACACCCTGTTGTATTTTATCGTTAATAATGTTACaatttaccaaaaaaaaaaacacatgagTTATGATTGACCAAAATGTCATTGCTTACCCCTGCTTTGATTTGCCTGGAAATTTACAAGTGCATTTGGATTGTGATGCAgttaaaaataaagaattgaAAGCAGATTCAAATGGGCGGGGCATATCTCCTACATTGTTCTCCCTGGTCAGTGCTGAGGGGAACAAATTATCTGAGAATTCAGAGTTGGGGACAAAGGAGGTGGATATTGAGGTGTCAAGCATTCATGAAATCGATTTGGACTCCCTGATGAGCAGTCCAGTTGGCAGCAGTAATCTTCCTGATAGTAGCTGTAGCTGTGCCAGTAGCAGGTGTTGTTCTGTCAGCGTAAGCGAAAACGAAGAGGAGGATAGTTGTTTGGATGATTGGGAGACTATCGCCGATGCCTTGATTGCTACAGATACAGGCCATGACCAGAAAATTGTCTCTCCTCCCCAGTCCGTGAAAAATAATGGCTCAACTGACCCTAAATCAGTAAATCAAAATTCTCATGTTCCCTTGAAAGAAAAGGAGAGTAAGAAAATGGTACCTGGGGTCCGGGGGAAACCTCAGGCATGGCGGTTAGGTGATGTTTCCCGCCCGCAAAGTCTTCCGAACCTTGTGAAGCAAAACTACCAGAAGATGAGGTCTAGTAGGAGAGCAACCGCCACATGGGCGAGGCAAAATGTGGAACCTCAACCATCTTCATGCCCAATATGCTATGAGGATCTTGATCCAACAGACTCGAGTTTTCTTCCGTGTCCTTGTGGGTTCCACCTTTGCCTTTTTTGtcacaaaaaaattatggaGGGTGATGCAAGATGCCCAGGATGCAGGAAGCAGTATGAACACGTCGAAGGGGATTTAGGATTCAGAGCAGAGGTGGATTTAAACAAAGCCAGCTATGGCAATCTTCGTACATGGATATTTTGATTCTTTTTACTGGTAAATGAACTCATAAATTGTAAAAGAATTTACGTAGATCTCTCTTCTCATAAAATGACAATCACTTCGTGATACACTCAAATATTACACCTGTTTAAATACATACAAATCTTGTAACAAATGGTAAACCATCTTATTCTGCAAGTCTCCTTCAATAAACCAGATCCGACGAAACTCAGTTTTCGAATTCAGAACTATTGTGCATTGTAGCACAATTATTCACAATCGACAGTCACTCTCTACGCATCTAATCACTAATATCGTCTCCTGCTCTAAATTCATGATAGTAAATAGATATTGTGTTTCTGCTCTAAATTTATGAGAGTAATGTATTGGAATTTCAAAATTCATGACAGTAGAAGTACTATCTTTAAACTATCTCTGTGTTCAAAACATATTCATATTGGGGCCGTAGCAACTAGCAAGAGATGGGTTAGAAGTTATACTCTACcatctataaattattaaaatatttagacaatataacttataagtgattaaagtagtcGGATAATATGACTCATAAATTATTCAAGTATTTGGATAATATTAAATACTTTCTTTTTGGTATAAacgataataatataaaaagtgtTATTAATACATGAAAATTATTAATAGAAGCCATGGAAGAAAGAAAAAAGTCGATAAAGTCCCCTGATGAAGCTTTGGAAaagaaaaagttaaaactagtataaatttgagaatttaaaattaaaattaaaattctcataaatttatcatttaaaattagaTGTACATTTTCAAATGACTTTCAGaaatatcaaaattcaaaagaCTCTTGGTAGCTGGAAAACAGAGTATCATGATTCATGAGTGTGTACTGAAGTTTATATGATTTTGAATCCAATACTACTGTAAACTACTGTTCGTTTGTTTGGACCTCATTTCATTTTATACAATTATAATGGGATCGTTTGgctgaatttaaaataagtgacttattatttaaaataaagaagttgatTAGAGTGAGAATTTGGTGTGAACCTATAAGCTACTAGAATTGTTTAGATCCCatgatttataagttttttaagtgtttggataatttaacttataagttggtattagtttaataattttgaaGTCGTTTATGTTACAAATAGAAAGAAGCAGAAGTTCGGTATAAAAAAATGTAGGAAACCTAGCTTTTCTTTTTGggcttttttttgtttaattaagcacTTCGTCATATTTGCCAAACGGACAGGTAATAAGCGGAAGTGAACTTTCGGACTTCTAAGCCCATAAGCGATACTCCCAAACACCCggaatgatttatttttttattatggatgaaaaaatgaaaaaatcaaaaGTATAAAGAGTTCTTCTTGTAATAAGAGTTCTCAAGGTTGCGGTGATGCCAAATGCCAATCACTGACCAACTCTccaattatatttttactattGTCTCGACATGAACATAGAATTAAACATACAAGAATATGGAATATAATAattcggtctttctaatgtgtgcccaagggtaCACAATAAGCATcaactttcatgaaaatggtttgttttgattggtggaattgatgtgaatgcatgggggccatttacatttattatccat of Daucus carota subsp. sativus chromosome 3, DH1 v3.0, whole genome shotgun sequence contains these proteins:
- the LOC108214170 gene encoding uncharacterized protein LOC108214170 — translated: MAYDLIAKDAVTGFSKDIGKKKRNNRLAKLKQSKLDVRREQWLSQVKNKELKADSNGRGISPTLFSLVSAEGNKLSENSELGTKEVDIEVSSIHEIDLDSLMSSPVGSSNLPDSSCSCASSRCCSVSVSENEEEDSCLDDWETIADALIATDTGHDQKIVSPPQSVKNNGSTDPKSVNQNSHVPLKEKESKKMVPGVRGKPQAWRLGDVSRPQSLPNLVKQNYQKMRSSRRATATWARQNVEPQPSSCPICYEDLDPTDSSFLPCPCGFHLCLFCHKKIMEGDARCPGCRKQYEHVEGDLGFRAEVDLNKASYGNLRTWIF